The Paramisgurnus dabryanus chromosome 6, PD_genome_1.1, whole genome shotgun sequence genome has a window encoding:
- the LOC135744307 gene encoding uncharacterized protein, producing MANGQQITKLNVSCSKEEEETLGKQGYQFINVNLNEGTSGNRVLLWFKKECGQSPVTRIQFSFNDQMKSGLADAGYELINRDLNAGVSGDHIFLWYFYGSTECDIPIVDLAMSKDAREEPALLQNGWERLGIDLNRNAGGNFIYLWVQRAKPSYIREITATVDFTSDKHMFELGYTRVDEDTNRGGRGNYVFLWYRRTTDKKQALTALEVSTSLQEQVKLQKEGYTILSVDLNKGTSGEAVYAWYQKKGCESQIQAMVLLINSDAWSEYKKAGFHIIEKNLNKGNNGWIIYIAYN from the coding sequence ATGGCAAACGGACAGCAAATAACAAAGCTCAATGTCTCCTGCTCTAAGGAAGAAGAGGAAACACTCGGAAAACAAGGTTATCAGTTCATCAATGTTAACCTCAATGAAGGTACTTCAGGAAACCGGGTCCTTCTTTGGTTCAAGAAAGAGTGTGGCCAAAGTCCTGTGACCAGAATCCAGTTTTCATTCAATGACCAGATGAAATCTGGTCTGGCTGATGCTGGGTATGAGCTGATCAATCGTGATCTGAATGCCGGAGTTTCTGGAgatcacatttttctgtggtacTTCTATGGCAGCACTGAATGTGACATTCCTATTGTGGACCTTGCGATGAGCAAAGACGCCCGAGAAGAACCTGCTCTTCTGCAAAATGGCTGGGAGAGACTGGGCATTGATCTGAACCGTAATGCCGGAGGAAACTTTATCTACCTGTGGGTGCAGAGAGCGAAGCCGAGCTACATACGTGAGATCACAGCAACTGTTGACTTCACTTCTGACAAGCACATGTTTGAACTTGGATACACTCGTGTGGATGAAGACACCAATCGGGGCGGTCGTGGAAACTACGTCTTCCTCTGGTATCGGCGCACAACCGATAAGAAACAGGCTCTCACTGCTCTTGAGGTATCCACCTCCCTCCAGGAGCAGGTGAAGCTTCAGAAGGAAGGCTATACAATCCTCAGTGTTGATCTCAATAAGGGAACCAGTGGAGAAGCTGTCTATGCATGGTACCAGAAAAAGGGATGTGAATCTCAGATCCAGGCCATGGTTCTGCTGATCAACTCTGATGCCTGGAGTGAGTACAAGAAAGCTGGTTTCCACATAATCGAGAAAAATCTGAACAAGGGTAACAACGGCTGGATAATATACATAGCCTACAACTAA